The Microbacterium sp. KUDC0406 genome includes a window with the following:
- a CDS encoding cupin domain-containing protein gives MTIQLFDVARDANIEGYLIGSPVSIIREYASPGAGPRLHRHPYAETFVIHHGRALFTVGEDQLVGVGGQILVVPALVAHRFEVLDGDIYEATHIHANDRFITEWLE, from the coding sequence ATGACGATCCAGCTGTTCGACGTCGCACGTGACGCAAACATCGAGGGTTACCTCATTGGGTCGCCCGTGAGCATCATCCGCGAGTACGCCTCGCCGGGCGCCGGCCCGCGCCTGCACCGCCATCCTTACGCCGAGACCTTCGTCATCCATCACGGCAGAGCGCTGTTCACCGTCGGCGAGGATCAGCTGGTGGGCGTCGGCGGGCAGATCCTCGTCGTGCCCGCTCTGGTCGCGCACCGCTTCGAGGTTCTCGACGGCGACATCTACGAGGCGACGCACATCCACGCGAACGACCGCTTCATCACCGAGTGGCTCGAGTGA
- a CDS encoding TraR/DksA family transcriptional regulator yields the protein MPDQRENLQRLRAEAAARAASAASALRALVHDREGSNDDDEHDPEGVTLSSEWSRLSGLTDAAADELRQVDDALARMDAGTYGICAGCGKPIPSARLEVRPFADRCVACAEAGR from the coding sequence ATGCCTGATCAGCGGGAGAATCTGCAGCGCCTGCGCGCCGAGGCGGCGGCGCGCGCCGCGTCCGCGGCATCCGCTCTGCGGGCGCTCGTGCACGATCGCGAGGGATCGAACGACGACGACGAGCACGACCCCGAGGGCGTCACGCTGTCGTCGGAATGGTCGCGGCTGTCGGGTCTGACCGACGCCGCAGCAGACGAGCTGCGGCAGGTCGACGACGCGCTGGCGAGGATGGATGCCGGCACCTACGGCATCTGCGCCGGATGCGGAAAGCCGATCCCGTCGGCGCGGCTGGAGGTGCGGCCGTTCGCCGACCGGTGCGTGGCGTGCGCCGAGGCCGGACGCTGA
- a CDS encoding winged helix DNA-binding domain-containing protein produces MRVARDRIVAFRLGAHHLSERIDEHGLLEAAAACGVQNSPPGSALLALSARVRSMTSQILDAAIDDRSMLQTWAMRGAPFLFPTADAGAFTTGVLATTDPALRRFILGVGPSVDDLGITVTEAVDLIDAHLDDALAGRRLAIDDLGAELARLTMPDLTPPQRKVWRREGPHAPGQPTGEAVAHFCLRILMLRGRVCFAPREGDRAPFVLVEEWLGHPLPEADAQQTRAELLRRYLHCYGPSTRADFAAWLGLRAGDVAPWWTPLDEELVEVDAGRRAWMLADDVDALHAASMPEGVRLLPPRDPYMQARERGLLVEKKHQHEVWKTVGDPGALLVDGEVAGIWRPRKKGRVLTLAVTPFAALTERTRRQLQSEAEQVAALRGATTVDVTLPG; encoded by the coding sequence GTGAGAGTCGCCCGTGACCGGATCGTCGCGTTCCGGCTGGGTGCGCATCATCTGTCGGAGCGGATCGACGAGCACGGCCTGCTCGAGGCCGCCGCCGCGTGCGGCGTGCAGAACAGCCCGCCGGGTTCCGCCCTGCTCGCCCTGAGCGCCCGCGTGCGGTCGATGACGTCGCAGATCCTGGATGCCGCGATCGACGATCGCTCGATGCTGCAGACCTGGGCCATGCGCGGGGCTCCGTTCCTCTTCCCCACCGCGGATGCGGGGGCCTTCACCACCGGAGTGCTCGCGACGACCGATCCGGCGCTGCGCCGGTTCATCCTCGGGGTCGGGCCGTCGGTCGACGATCTCGGGATCACCGTCACCGAGGCCGTCGACCTGATCGATGCGCATCTCGACGATGCGCTGGCCGGACGCCGCCTGGCGATCGACGACCTCGGCGCGGAACTCGCTCGTCTGACCATGCCCGACCTGACGCCGCCGCAGCGCAAGGTCTGGCGGCGCGAGGGTCCGCATGCGCCGGGACAGCCGACCGGCGAGGCCGTCGCGCACTTCTGCCTTCGCATCCTCATGCTGCGCGGGCGCGTCTGCTTCGCCCCGCGAGAGGGCGATCGGGCGCCGTTCGTGCTGGTCGAGGAGTGGCTCGGGCATCCTCTTCCCGAGGCGGACGCGCAGCAGACGCGCGCTGAGCTGCTGCGCAGGTATCTGCACTGCTACGGGCCGTCGACCCGCGCCGACTTCGCCGCCTGGCTGGGCCTGCGCGCGGGCGATGTCGCGCCGTGGTGGACGCCCCTCGACGAGGAGCTGGTCGAGGTGGACGCCGGACGCCGCGCCTGGATGCTCGCCGACGACGTCGACGCGCTGCACGCGGCGTCCATGCCCGAGGGCGTCCGCCTGCTGCCGCCACGGGATCCGTACATGCAGGCACGCGAGCGGGGTCTGCTCGTCGAGAAGAAGCACCAGCACGAGGTCTGGAAGACGGTCGGCGATCCGGGCGCGCTGCTCGTGGACGGCGAGGTGGCGGGCATCTGGCGCCCGCGGAAGAAGGGCCGAGTGCTCACGCTCGCGGTCACACCGTTCGCCGCGCTGACGGAACGGACACGACGCCAGCTGCAGTCCGAGGCAGAGCAAGTGGCCGCGCTCCGTGGCGCGACGACCGTGGACGTGACGCTTCCCGGGTGA
- a CDS encoding helix-turn-helix transcriptional regulator, producing MRTRVLDGVGLGEVEERAYRALLRHPRLLVRELGAALGVPTATARRAAEALTMAGLVTVDDASPPQYAPVDPRIGIPILVRARQAELERATAAIDTYAAEYMERMLRSEPQQLVEVLDGPSIISERLDALLRNAEREVIAFEEPPYVTDVPRSESETEEVLLARGVSVRAVYGAGVLDVPERVDAIRRLSGLGEEARVAAHVPLKMMLIDRRVAVVPLTAREESTRTTAVLVWQSRLCDALVELFEATWEMASPVFADAAPVGDLSGLDSELLRLLSAGLKDETVARHLGLSERTVRRHVAELIDRLGASSRFQAGAQAARRGWV from the coding sequence ATGAGGACACGCGTGTTGGACGGTGTCGGCCTGGGCGAGGTCGAGGAGCGCGCCTATCGCGCGCTGCTGCGGCATCCGCGTCTGCTGGTGCGGGAGCTCGGGGCGGCGCTGGGTGTGCCGACGGCCACGGCACGGCGCGCGGCGGAGGCGCTGACGATGGCCGGTCTCGTGACGGTCGACGACGCCTCCCCGCCGCAGTACGCACCCGTCGACCCGCGCATCGGCATCCCGATCCTGGTGCGCGCCAGGCAGGCCGAACTCGAGCGCGCGACCGCCGCGATCGACACCTATGCGGCCGAGTACATGGAACGGATGCTGCGCAGCGAGCCGCAGCAGCTGGTGGAGGTGCTGGACGGGCCCTCGATCATCTCGGAGCGGCTGGACGCCCTGCTGAGAAACGCCGAGCGCGAGGTGATCGCCTTCGAGGAGCCGCCCTATGTCACCGACGTGCCGCGGTCGGAGAGCGAGACCGAGGAGGTGCTGCTCGCACGGGGTGTGAGCGTGCGCGCCGTGTACGGGGCGGGCGTGCTCGATGTGCCTGAGCGTGTCGACGCGATCCGGCGGCTGTCCGGGCTGGGTGAGGAGGCGCGGGTCGCCGCGCACGTGCCGCTGAAGATGATGCTCATCGATCGGCGCGTGGCCGTCGTGCCGCTCACCGCCCGCGAGGAGAGCACCCGCACGACCGCGGTGCTGGTGTGGCAGTCCCGGCTGTGCGATGCGCTCGTGGAACTGTTCGAGGCCACCTGGGAGATGGCGAGCCCGGTCTTCGCCGATGCCGCCCCGGTGGGTGACCTCTCGGGGCTGGACTCCGAGCTGCTGCGACTGCTGAGCGCCGGGCTGAAGGACGAGACGGTCGCGAGGCACCTGGGGCTCTCCGAGCGCACGGTGCGCCGGCACGTGGCGGAGCTCATCGACCGGCTCGGCGCGTCGAGCCGCTTCCAGGCCGGCGCGCAGGCCGCGAGGCGCGGCTGGGTCTGA
- a CDS encoding S53 family peptidase, translating to MTPHAEVTVPGYTAQQIQKRLGLSGDGEGTTVAIVIAYHYPTAKEDANAAAAQFGLPQTCDVVAEGADCFDFEVVYADGAQPAVNAQWNQEAALDIQSIHAVAPKAKIVLVESKDATAAAMYRAVDKAASLKPTAISNSWGMSEFSEEAFYNKHCALTTSACLQSTGDFGWPSSYGSTNPHILSVGGTNLKLDEDGDTVSESAWAKTGGGVSFFQKRPAYQDGVVKGALRSTPDVSFVADPATGFSVYYTAGTQHYWAAVGGTSLSAPLWAGILAVTDQLRLADGKDRLVAVGPKDSAPLHEAIYSLDKGLSDVASGANGLCGTECTAGAGYDSVTGLGSPIAGIDKALAEK from the coding sequence GTGACCCCGCACGCCGAGGTCACGGTCCCGGGCTACACGGCACAGCAGATCCAGAAGCGTCTGGGCCTCTCCGGCGACGGCGAGGGCACGACGGTCGCCATCGTGATCGCGTACCACTACCCGACCGCGAAGGAGGATGCGAACGCCGCGGCCGCGCAGTTCGGTCTGCCCCAGACGTGCGACGTTGTCGCCGAGGGCGCGGACTGCTTCGACTTCGAGGTGGTCTACGCCGACGGCGCCCAGCCCGCCGTGAACGCACAATGGAACCAGGAGGCCGCGCTCGACATCCAGTCGATCCATGCAGTCGCTCCGAAGGCGAAGATCGTGCTCGTCGAATCGAAGGACGCTACGGCCGCGGCGATGTACCGCGCCGTCGACAAGGCGGCTTCGCTGAAGCCGACGGCCATCAGCAACAGCTGGGGCATGTCCGAGTTCTCGGAAGAGGCGTTCTACAACAAGCACTGCGCGCTGACCACCTCGGCCTGCCTGCAGTCGACCGGCGACTTCGGCTGGCCGTCGAGCTACGGCAGCACCAACCCGCACATCCTGTCGGTCGGCGGCACCAACCTGAAGCTCGACGAGGACGGCGATACCGTGAGCGAGTCGGCCTGGGCGAAGACCGGAGGCGGCGTGAGCTTCTTCCAGAAGCGCCCCGCCTACCAGGACGGTGTCGTGAAGGGCGCGCTGCGTTCGACCCCGGACGTCAGCTTCGTGGCCGATCCGGCGACCGGCTTCTCGGTGTACTACACCGCGGGCACCCAGCACTACTGGGCGGCCGTCGGCGGCACCAGCCTCTCGGCTCCGCTCTGGGCGGGCATCCTCGCGGTGACCGACCAGCTGCGCTTGGCCGACGGCAAGGACCGTCTGGTCGCTGTCGGGCCGAAGGACTCGGCGCCGCTGCATGAGGCGATCTACAGCCTCGACAAAGGGCTGTCGGATGTCGCGTCCGGCGCCAACGGCCTGTGCGGCACCGAGTGCACCGCTGGGGCGGGATACGACTCGGTGACCGGCCTCGGGTCCCCCATCGCGGGGATCGACAAGGCCCTCGCCGAGAAGTAG
- a CDS encoding ArsR/SmtB family transcription factor — MTLPVTVEQRACCSPRVTAAISLDEAERIARVFKAIGDPTRVMLLSLISGSEGGEACICDLTDPVGLSQGTVSHHMKILADAGLVTREQRGKWAYFSLADGALAAAAEALRPAAVSAVPSGR; from the coding sequence ATGACCCTTCCCGTCACCGTCGAGCAGCGCGCGTGCTGCTCGCCCCGTGTCACTGCGGCGATCTCCCTCGACGAGGCCGAGCGCATCGCCCGGGTGTTCAAGGCGATCGGAGACCCCACCCGCGTCATGCTGCTGTCGCTCATCTCGGGCAGTGAGGGCGGCGAGGCCTGCATCTGCGACCTCACCGATCCGGTGGGTCTGTCGCAGGGCACGGTCTCGCACCACATGAAGATCCTCGCTGATGCAGGTCTGGTCACCCGCGAGCAGCGCGGGAAGTGGGCCTACTTCTCGCTCGCCGACGGCGCCCTCGCCGCCGCCGCGGAGGCGCTTCGCCCAGCCGCTGTGAGCGCAGTACCCTCCGGTCGTTGA
- a CDS encoding NAD(P)-binding domain-containing protein has product MSELPVVVIGAGPQGLAAAAHLTERGLDAIVVERGESAAAAVTEWGHVRLFSAWPELTDAAARRLLEPSGWRAPTSGYPTGADWVRDYLAPLAEALGDRVRYGTTVTGIARRGRDKVVDSGRRSQPFVVHTVDQGGQEGRILASSVIDATGTWSLPNPAGADGFPAVGEASAADHISYRIPDDVSDLAGSHVVVVGAGHSATHTVLRLSELARREPGTRVTWLLRRGSATNVFGGGAGDELPERAALGSRARKVIDAGVVDLVTGFRVAQFTQDGVALTVRSEDDREINDVAHVFALTGFRPDTGILRELRIDLDTSLEAVAGIAAEIDPNIHSCGSVGATGARQLAQPEQGLFIVGTKSYGRAPTFLALTGYEQVRSVVAHLAGDHEAADRSDLVLPDTGVCGGAGGFDVEEAGCCAAPAPAVASGDRPLLGVLP; this is encoded by the coding sequence ATGTCCGAGCTTCCCGTCGTCGTCATCGGAGCGGGCCCGCAGGGCCTCGCCGCTGCTGCGCACCTGACCGAGCGCGGTCTTGACGCGATCGTCGTCGAGCGCGGCGAGAGCGCCGCCGCGGCAGTCACCGAGTGGGGTCACGTCCGCCTGTTCTCCGCCTGGCCCGAACTGACGGATGCCGCAGCGCGGCGCCTTCTCGAACCATCCGGCTGGAGGGCGCCCACGAGCGGCTACCCGACCGGTGCGGACTGGGTGCGGGACTACCTCGCGCCCCTCGCCGAGGCCCTCGGCGACCGGGTCCGCTACGGAACGACGGTGACCGGAATCGCACGCCGAGGCCGCGACAAGGTCGTGGACAGCGGACGAAGGAGCCAGCCGTTCGTGGTGCACACGGTCGACCAGGGCGGTCAGGAGGGACGCATCCTCGCCAGCTCGGTGATCGACGCGACCGGCACCTGGTCGCTGCCGAACCCCGCCGGTGCGGACGGATTCCCGGCGGTGGGCGAAGCCTCCGCGGCGGATCACATCTCGTACCGCATCCCCGACGACGTCTCCGACCTCGCCGGCTCCCACGTCGTCGTGGTCGGCGCCGGCCATTCCGCCACGCACACCGTGCTGCGGCTGAGCGAACTCGCCCGGCGCGAGCCCGGCACGCGGGTCACCTGGCTGCTGCGCCGGGGCAGCGCCACGAACGTGTTCGGCGGCGGTGCGGGCGATGAGCTTCCCGAGCGGGCTGCGCTGGGTTCCCGCGCCCGCAAGGTGATCGATGCGGGAGTCGTCGACCTCGTCACCGGCTTCCGGGTCGCGCAGTTCACGCAGGATGGCGTCGCCCTGACGGTCCGCTCCGAGGACGATCGCGAGATCAACGACGTCGCCCACGTCTTCGCCCTCACCGGGTTCCGCCCCGACACCGGCATCCTCCGCGAGCTGCGCATCGACCTGGACACGTCGCTGGAGGCGGTGGCCGGCATCGCGGCCGAGATCGACCCGAACATCCACTCCTGCGGATCGGTCGGAGCGACCGGCGCGCGCCAGCTCGCGCAGCCCGAGCAGGGGCTGTTCATCGTCGGTACGAAGTCGTACGGACGGGCGCCGACGTTCCTCGCTCTGACGGGTTACGAGCAGGTGCGCAGCGTGGTCGCGCACCTCGCCGGCGACCACGAGGCCGCGGATCGCAGCGATCTCGTGCTCCCCGACACCGGGGTCTGCGGCGGCGCCGGCGGGTTCGACGTCGAGGAAGCCGGATGCTGCGCGGCTCCCGCCCCCGCCGTCGCATCTGGCGATCGCCCCCTGCTCGGAGTGCTCCCATGA
- a CDS encoding arsenate reductase ArsC encodes MTKPSVLFVCVHNAGRSQMAAGFLRELAGDRIEVRSAGSLPAERINPVAVEAMAELGIDITTEQPKVLTTEAVQASDVVITMGCGDSCPVFPGKRYEDWKLDDPAGQGIDAVRPTRDEIRRRIEGLVGSFPVR; translated from the coding sequence ATGACCAAGCCCTCCGTCCTCTTCGTCTGCGTTCACAACGCCGGGCGCTCGCAGATGGCCGCCGGGTTCCTGCGCGAACTCGCCGGCGATCGCATCGAGGTCCGCTCAGCGGGGTCGCTGCCCGCCGAGCGGATCAACCCGGTCGCTGTCGAGGCGATGGCAGAGCTCGGCATCGACATCACCACCGAGCAGCCGAAGGTGCTGACGACCGAAGCCGTGCAGGCATCCGATGTGGTCATCACGATGGGATGCGGCGACTCCTGCCCGGTCTTCCCCGGCAAGCGCTACGAGGACTGGAAGCTCGACGACCCGGCCGGCCAGGGCATCGATGCCGTGCGCCCGACCCGCGACGAGATCCGTCGCCGCATCGAGGGGCTGGTCGGCTCCTTCCCCGTCCGTTGA
- the gnd gene encoding phosphogluconate dehydrogenase (NAD(+)-dependent, decarboxylating), translating to MQLGMIGLGRMGANIVRRLMRDGHDCVVYDVSSDAVAALAAEGATGASDLADFAAKLQTPRVVWLMVPASLTGKVVDEVSAVLEPGDIIIDGGNSNYRDDVRRAAALRERGIEYVDAGTSGGVFGLERGYCLMVGGTDVAVNHIEPLLKTIAPGPGEIERTPGRTGALAPEEQGYLHCGPSGAGHFVKMVHNGIEYGIMAALAEGLNLLENADAGVREAAHSAEIAPLEEPEFYQFPIDTAKVTELWRRGSVVSSWLLDLTAAALNENPTLSGLAGRVSDSGEGRWTVKAAVDVGVPVPVLAASLFERFASRDEDHFANQVLSAMRLQFGGHQELPAGDVLEAGGRKSDSPPAR from the coding sequence ATGCAACTGGGAATGATCGGACTGGGCCGGATGGGCGCCAACATCGTGCGCCGGCTGATGCGCGACGGACACGACTGCGTGGTCTACGACGTCAGTTCCGACGCGGTCGCGGCGCTCGCCGCGGAGGGCGCGACCGGAGCATCCGATCTCGCGGACTTCGCCGCGAAGCTGCAGACGCCGCGCGTGGTCTGGCTGATGGTGCCCGCCTCGCTGACCGGCAAGGTCGTCGACGAGGTCTCGGCGGTGCTCGAGCCCGGCGACATCATCATCGACGGCGGCAACTCGAACTATCGTGACGACGTGCGCCGGGCCGCCGCGCTGCGCGAGCGCGGCATCGAGTACGTGGATGCCGGCACCAGCGGCGGCGTGTTCGGGCTGGAGCGCGGCTACTGCCTGATGGTCGGCGGCACGGATGTCGCGGTGAACCACATCGAGCCGCTGCTGAAGACGATCGCGCCGGGGCCCGGCGAGATCGAACGCACACCCGGACGCACCGGAGCGCTCGCGCCCGAGGAGCAGGGCTACCTGCACTGCGGACCGTCGGGTGCGGGACACTTCGTGAAGATGGTGCACAACGGCATCGAGTACGGCATCATGGCCGCGCTCGCCGAGGGCCTCAATCTGCTCGAGAACGCGGATGCCGGAGTGCGCGAGGCCGCGCACTCCGCCGAGATCGCGCCGCTGGAAGAGCCGGAGTTCTACCAGTTCCCGATCGACACCGCGAAGGTCACCGAGCTGTGGCGCCGCGGGTCGGTGGTGTCGTCGTGGCTGCTCGACCTGACCGCGGCCGCGCTGAACGAGAACCCGACGCTGTCCGGGCTGGCCGGACGCGTGTCGGACTCGGGCGAGGGACGGTGGACGGTGAAGGCCGCGGTCGACGTGGGCGTGCCGGTGCCGGTGCTCGCCGCATCGCTGTTCGAGCGGTTCGCCTCGCGCGACGAGGACCACTTCGCCAACCAGGTGCTGTCCGCGATGCGGCTGCAGTTTGGGGGCCACCAGGAGCTGCCCGCCGGCGACGTGCTCGAGGCCGGCGGACGCAAGTCGGATTCCCCGCCCGCTCGTTGA
- a CDS encoding LysR family transcriptional regulator, giving the protein MVDVSLRQLELFAALPNFSTLSAAAAHLHISESALSQAVTSLEKAVGEQLCVRRKARGLTLTPTGQQFADQARRIIADTQELVLGVGRDQGLRGPAKLGCYSSFATNVVPELLEGFPKRHPGVELEIMVGTNEELLAALEGGRLDVALVFDVSLPIGYRRRRIYATELQVHLHPDHPLAVAETVDLADLADEPYILYDVAPGTRNVTDAFAARGLEPRIVAKVTQLSLVEALVGRGLGYGLLMSRPHTLPMSTEGRPIVIRPLDPPVTLSHVVGLWPADMKLTPRASAVLDFAVEKLGGYGRADAALDGTSD; this is encoded by the coding sequence GTGGTCGATGTCAGCCTGAGGCAGCTCGAACTGTTCGCCGCCCTGCCGAACTTCTCCACGCTCAGTGCGGCAGCGGCCCACCTGCACATCTCGGAATCCGCGCTGTCGCAGGCCGTGACGAGCCTCGAGAAAGCGGTGGGCGAGCAGCTGTGCGTACGGCGCAAGGCGCGCGGCCTCACGCTCACGCCAACCGGTCAGCAGTTCGCCGATCAGGCACGCAGGATCATCGCCGACACGCAAGAGTTGGTCCTCGGTGTCGGGCGCGACCAGGGGCTGCGCGGACCCGCGAAGCTGGGCTGCTACTCGAGTTTCGCCACCAACGTGGTCCCCGAGCTTCTGGAGGGCTTCCCGAAGCGGCATCCGGGAGTCGAGCTCGAGATCATGGTGGGCACCAACGAGGAGCTGCTCGCCGCGCTCGAAGGAGGGCGTCTCGACGTCGCTCTGGTGTTCGACGTGTCGCTGCCGATCGGGTACCGGCGACGCCGGATCTACGCGACCGAGCTTCAGGTGCACCTGCATCCCGATCACCCGCTGGCGGTCGCCGAGACGGTGGATCTCGCCGACCTCGCCGACGAGCCCTACATCCTGTACGACGTGGCGCCGGGCACCCGCAACGTGACGGACGCCTTCGCGGCCCGCGGACTCGAGCCCCGGATCGTCGCCAAGGTCACTCAGCTCAGCCTCGTCGAGGCGCTCGTGGGACGCGGCCTGGGCTATGGACTGCTGATGTCCCGGCCGCACACGCTCCCGATGAGCACAGAGGGGCGGCCGATCGTCATTCGCCCCCTCGATCCGCCGGTCACGCTCTCGCATGTGGTGGGCCTGTGGCCGGCCGACATGAAGCTCACTCCGCGCGCCTCGGCCGTTCTCGACTTCGCGGTGGAGAAGCTCGGCGGCTACGGTCGCGCGGATGCCGCTCTGGATGGGACCTCGGACTGA
- a CDS encoding MFS transporter — protein sequence MTTSVAAGNATSQRRIAFATIIGTTIEWYDFFIYATCAGLVFAQLFFQPAGKDIALLLSFATVGISFLFRPLGAFLAGHFGDIIGRRAMLVATLVLMGTATTLIGVLPTFAQIGISAPILLLLLRILQGLSAGGEWGGAVLMAVEHAPAGRRGRAGAWPQLGVPLGFLLASGMTALMTGVVSPGEAFLQWGWRVPFLVSIVLIVVGFVIRRSVEESPVFAEIAQRGKQASLPIVTLFKRHWYLVVLAALVFVGNGTLGYMTTGGFLNNYAISVQQLDTTSVLVAAVFAAAVWFFSTLLAGHLADVIGRRNTFLIGFALQAIIVFPVFWLVDAGGLPGLYIALLLISTGLGLTYGPLAAWYAEIFPASIRFSGVSITYAIGAVLGGAFAPMIAQMLLDATGTTAAVSSYLLVATLLGAGATLCLRDRSGIPLGPDAEAEQAAGATIFGPGAPADALTGAR from the coding sequence ATGACCACCTCAGTTGCCGCCGGCAACGCCACCTCACAGCGCAGGATCGCCTTCGCGACGATCATCGGCACCACTATCGAGTGGTACGACTTCTTCATCTACGCCACGTGCGCAGGACTCGTGTTCGCCCAGCTGTTCTTCCAGCCGGCGGGCAAGGACATCGCGCTCCTGCTCTCATTCGCCACTGTCGGCATCTCGTTCCTGTTCCGGCCGCTCGGGGCCTTCCTCGCCGGGCACTTCGGCGACATCATCGGGCGACGCGCGATGCTGGTCGCCACCCTGGTGCTGATGGGAACGGCGACGACGCTCATCGGCGTGCTGCCGACCTTCGCCCAGATCGGCATCTCCGCGCCGATCCTGCTGCTCCTGCTCCGCATCCTGCAGGGCCTGTCGGCCGGAGGCGAATGGGGCGGCGCCGTACTGATGGCCGTCGAGCACGCGCCTGCCGGTCGCCGGGGCCGCGCCGGCGCCTGGCCTCAGCTCGGTGTCCCGCTCGGCTTCCTGCTGGCGTCGGGCATGACCGCACTGATGACCGGCGTCGTCTCCCCCGGTGAGGCCTTCCTGCAGTGGGGGTGGCGCGTGCCGTTCCTGGTGAGCATCGTGCTGATCGTCGTCGGCTTCGTCATCCGCCGCTCCGTCGAGGAGAGCCCGGTGTTCGCCGAGATCGCCCAGCGCGGAAAGCAGGCGAGCCTGCCGATCGTCACGCTCTTCAAGCGCCACTGGTACCTCGTAGTGCTCGCCGCCCTGGTATTCGTGGGCAACGGGACCCTCGGCTACATGACCACCGGCGGATTCCTCAACAACTACGCGATCAGCGTGCAGCAGCTGGACACCACCTCTGTCCTTGTCGCCGCGGTCTTCGCCGCTGCGGTGTGGTTCTTCTCGACCCTGCTCGCGGGACACCTCGCAGACGTGATCGGCCGGCGGAACACCTTCCTCATCGGCTTCGCGCTGCAGGCGATCATCGTCTTCCCGGTGTTCTGGCTCGTCGACGCCGGTGGCCTGCCGGGGCTCTACATCGCGCTGCTGCTGATCTCCACCGGCCTCGGTCTCACGTACGGACCGCTGGCGGCGTGGTACGCGGAGATCTTCCCGGCATCCATCCGCTTCTCGGGCGTCTCGATCACCTACGCGATCGGCGCCGTGCTGGGCGGCGCGTTCGCTCCGATGATCGCGCAGATGCTGCTGGATGCCACCGGCACCACTGCGGCGGTCTCGTCGTACCTGCTGGTCGCCACCCTGCTGGGTGCGGGCGCGACGCTGTGCCTGCGCGATCGCTCCGGCATCCCGCTCGGGCCGGACGCCGAGGCCGAGCAGGCCGCCGGGGCGACGATCTTCGGTCCGGGTGCTCCCGCAGATGCGCTCACCGGAGCACGGTAA
- a CDS encoding FAD-dependent monooxygenase gives MVGRNTRIAIIGGGMGGLTAAIALTRIAGVQVTVFEQASRLGEVGAGVTIAPNAARVLDSLGVLDRVRSAGAVPDGHGVYLDAMGGMVTDAAWEDTAGQYQNIGMYRPDLIDALAEQVDPAKVRLGHRLRSVERDGAGVRTTFENGVEEVFDAVIGADGIHSVVRGAVDQHPEPVYSGYIVYRGVMDASRLPADWPMISQVWMGDSRHFMAYPLQQRRLFNFVAGIPSDRPLDGPWSGPAEVSELAAEFSGEGWDPRLQHFISLIDKTFWWGLFDHEPLTNWSRGPITLLGDAAHTMLPHQGQGVSQAIEDSMALATFLAAADDVSDIPEAFRRYTAIRMQRTAILQHGSRRAGAMFDAQHEFQDLMKRDADIRVGRDFRRGAVFDYDARKVAEQALSRFRKVQFA, from the coding sequence ATGGTAGGTCGAAACACCAGGATCGCGATCATCGGCGGAGGGATGGGCGGACTCACCGCCGCCATCGCGCTGACCAGGATCGCCGGAGTCCAGGTCACCGTGTTCGAACAGGCGAGTCGGCTGGGCGAGGTGGGCGCCGGCGTCACGATCGCACCGAATGCCGCACGCGTCCTCGACAGCCTCGGCGTGCTCGATCGGGTCCGCAGCGCGGGAGCGGTCCCCGACGGACACGGCGTCTACCTGGACGCCATGGGCGGCATGGTCACCGACGCCGCCTGGGAGGACACGGCAGGGCAGTACCAGAACATCGGGATGTACCGCCCCGACCTCATCGACGCCCTCGCCGAGCAGGTCGACCCCGCGAAGGTTCGCCTCGGCCATCGGCTGAGGTCGGTCGAGAGAGACGGCGCCGGCGTGCGTACGACGTTCGAGAACGGCGTGGAGGAGGTCTTCGACGCGGTCATCGGCGCCGATGGCATCCACTCGGTCGTCCGCGGAGCGGTCGACCAGCATCCTGAACCGGTCTACTCGGGGTACATCGTCTATCGCGGAGTCATGGACGCCTCGCGCCTGCCCGCGGACTGGCCCATGATCAGCCAGGTGTGGATGGGCGACAGCCGGCACTTCATGGCCTATCCGCTGCAGCAGCGCAGACTCTTCAACTTCGTCGCCGGCATTCCGAGCGATCGGCCGCTGGACGGGCCGTGGTCCGGCCCGGCGGAGGTGAGTGAGCTCGCTGCCGAGTTCTCAGGCGAAGGCTGGGACCCGCGGCTCCAGCACTTCATCAGCCTCATCGACAAGACGTTCTGGTGGGGCCTGTTCGACCACGAGCCCCTCACGAACTGGTCACGGGGACCCATCACGCTGCTCGGCGACGCCGCGCACACGATGCTGCCGCATCAGGGTCAGGGCGTGAGCCAGGCGATCGAGGACAGTATGGCGCTGGCCACGTTCCTCGCCGCCGCGGACGACGTCTCCGACATCCCGGAGGCATTCCGTCGCTACACCGCGATCCGCATGCAGCGCACCGCGATCCTGCAGCACGGCTCGCGTCGTGCCGGTGCGATGTTCGACGCGCAGCACGAGTTCCAGGATCTGATGAAGCGCGACGCCGACATCCGTGTCGGCCGCGACTTCCGTCGAGGCGCGGTGTTCGACTACGACGCACGGAAGGTGGCTGAGCAGGCGCTCAGCCGTTTCAGGAAGGTCCAGTTCGCATGA